The window GCGCCGCGGCCGATGTCGTGCCCGTGCGTCGGCACATCAAACAACGATACGTAATCGAAGAATTGCCAACCTTCTGCGTCCTGGTCGAAAGTGAATTCCCGGTACGGGCTGAACTGGCTGTCGAAAGACGCGCGGTCGATCTCGGTCGCGTCGATTTCCTCGAAGTCGAACGGCGTCATGGCCTTCGTGCGGGCTGGCGAGCGTCCGAACTCCAGCATGTCGAGCGACAGGGTGTAGTAAAAGGGCGTGGTTCCGGGATTAGTCCGCAGGCTTCCATTCTGGAAGTCGATGATCTGATAGTAGTCGCGGCCCGATTCGGGCGGCGCGAGGACTTGGTTCTGCGCCGGCACGAAGGCGGACGAGAACGAAAGCTGATTCAGCAGACCGTTCTGGCGCATACGGACTTCCGGCATTCCGGCGATATCCGGGCCTGCCGATGCGATCCGATGACGCATCTGGAGGAGCGTGTCCGGCGACTGGATGTTCGGCATGCCCTCGATGATCGCACCACCGTAAGATTCTTCCTTGATCCCGCCAAACTCGATTCGACCAGGGATGCTGCGGAGGCTTATGGGCTCCCATGCGAGCACATCGACGAGTTCCCAGCCGTCGAGGAAACTGCCGAATCGATAGGAGGTCGTTTGGCCTGCTTCAAGTGCGCCGATGTCGAGAACGTCGTCCTGCTCGTTGCCTACTCCGGCAACATCAAACAGCCGGGGAACGCCCATCGCGTCGTATTCGAATCCAGCATCGTTCAGCGCAAGCCGGTCGATCGCCGAGGCGCCGTCCGCCAGGCGGAAATCTTCATTCGCAGAATCGACGAACAGGAACTCGTCCTCGACCAGATTTCCGAACTGCGTGCCGTCGTTGACGAGGCTTGTGTTGATCGCCTCGGCCGTCAGAACCGGCGTCGTCCCAGCGTCCAGATAGGAGCCGAGAATGTTCTTCGCGAAGATGTTCTCCGAGATCTCGTCGCCGACGGTCTGCTCGGCTTCGCTGACGCCGTAATCGTCATTCTCGGCAAAGATGTTCTGCCGAACCTTTGGCAGCGACTCATCGATGCGCAGGCCCGCCTGACGGTTCTTGGCGATCGTATTGTTCGAGATGATCGCCTGCGACCCGGCTTCGAGGAGAATTCCGTCCTCGTTCAATGAGACGATGTTGCCGATGAGTTGTGGCGACGTTCCCTGGCAACGAATACCCGCGTCGGTGCTGCGATGCACGAAGCTGTTCTGCACGAGGCCGGTGGCGTTCTCGAAAAAGCTGATGCCCTCCGCATCGCTGCGGCGTACTTCGGTCCGGACGAT of the bacterium genome contains:
- a CDS encoding right-handed parallel beta-helix repeat-containing protein codes for the protein MSTNGSDEGEGTIAEPFQTVMKAFASPADRIVVAAGDYATTGQLVLSGSRELIGGVQDGDFKADKLSVSRVTLSSGLGKGGLVLEDNARVAYMTLTGGYWSIEARDNSIIDNCDFEGSTGASIRVQGDASPTIVKCEFITGLSGVEVTNNADVLIDRCYFIDHRGRGIVVKGDSTATIVRTEVRRSDAEGISFFENATGLVQNSFVHRSTDAGIRCQGTSPQLIGNIVSLNEDGILLEAGSQAIISNNTIAKNRQAGLRIDESLPKVRQNIFAENDDYGVSEAEQTVGDEISENIFAKNILGSYLDAGTTPVLTAEAINTSLVNDGTQFGNLVEDEFLFVDSANEDFRLADGASAIDRLALNDAGFEYDAMGVPRLFDVAGVGNEQDDVLDIGALEAGQTTSYRFGSFLDGWELVDVLAWEPISLRSIPGRIEFGGIKEESYGGAIIEGMPNIQSPDTLLQMRHRIASAGPDIAGMPEVRMRQNGLLNQLSFSSAFVPAQNQVLAPPESGRDYYQIIDFQNGSLRTNPGTTPFYYTLSLDMLEFGRSPARTKAMTPFDFEEIDATEIDRASFDSQFSPYREFTFDQDAEGWQFFDYVSLFDVPTHGHDIGRGALWLAPSSNTCFGFWSSARMEMTPGTIVRITSTLSCDEPDERIVSDLRMRFGSWTFEYYQTMTTASLAAGYTGVIPDADGNDLVMYAVIPDDIDENGFYLAFDLMGFNPTISSQPIYLENVRIDTAPGPLVP